One genomic window of bacterium includes the following:
- a CDS encoding prohibitin family protein yields the protein MKPRLIVIIALAIVAIVILVNTVLVVDAGYLAVVFSKLTGGVSSRDQGTHILLPGLQTAIIYDGRVQTYTMSATYGEGETKGDDALEGLTKDGQVVKLDVTVRFHIDKSKLAELHQNIGVGYIDKVVRPHVRNVVRLAVSAYPVTEVYTEKRIEIQNRSFKELEPRLRTNYLALDEVLIRRVTFSAEFQKAIEQKQIAQQEAQRMQYILERERQEKERKIIEAQGEAESIRLKGEALASNPALIQYEYVQKITPGVTTIITDGKSILSLGDLLKK from the coding sequence ATGAAACCAAGACTTATTGTAATCATAGCGCTGGCCATTGTTGCGATCGTCATACTCGTCAACACGGTTCTGGTTGTTGATGCCGGGTATTTAGCGGTCGTGTTCAGCAAATTGACCGGCGGTGTTTCTTCGCGCGATCAGGGAACGCATATTCTTCTTCCGGGATTGCAAACCGCGATCATTTACGATGGACGCGTACAGACTTACACAATGAGCGCAACTTATGGAGAAGGCGAAACAAAGGGTGACGATGCGCTGGAAGGTTTGACGAAGGACGGACAGGTTGTAAAGCTGGATGTAACCGTTCGTTTTCATATTGACAAATCGAAATTGGCGGAACTCCATCAAAACATTGGAGTCGGTTATATAGACAAAGTGGTGCGGCCTCACGTTAGAAATGTGGTGCGGCTCGCGGTGTCGGCCTATCCGGTGACGGAAGTGTACACGGAAAAACGGATTGAAATTCAAAACAGATCCTTCAAAGAATTAGAGCCGAGGCTTCGAACCAATTACCTTGCTCTGGATGAAGTTTTGATTCGCAGAGTGACTTTCTCCGCAGAGTTCCAGAAAGCGATTGAACAAAAACAGATCGCCCAACAGGAAGCGCAGCGGATGCAGTACATATTGGAGCGGGAACGGCAGGAAAAAGAACGAAAAATCATTGAAGCGCAAGGCGAGGCGGAATCGATCCGATTAAAAGGAGAAGCGCTGGCGAGTAATCCCGCACTGATTCAATATGAATACGTTCAAAAGATCACCCCGGGAGTTACCACGATTATCACAGATGGCAAATCGATTCTGAGTCTCGGTGACCTGTTGAAGAAGTGA